The Trinickia acidisoli genome includes a window with the following:
- the narJ gene encoding nitrate reductase molybdenum cofactor assembly chaperone, whose translation MAQFDRRQHAFALTLRALGYLLRYPDAEWRAHLNDVCGTLRDSRVLSGNRLEQIESLAQTIRTADELDAEAAYVELFDRGRGTALHLFEHVHGDSRERGPAMLDLIATYEQAGLTLRGDELPDHLTVLLEYASTQPREAALALLGEVAHIVQRIHGAVDKRGNAYAAVLGALLDLAGVRVDTAGGHAHEPEPDLDAAWEEPAAFDGCGNQGQQGAGQAQPVHVVRRAPAVDSHAAHSAARGERA comes from the coding sequence ATGGCGCAATTCGACAGACGACAACACGCTTTCGCGCTGACGCTGCGCGCGCTCGGTTACTTGTTGCGTTACCCCGACGCCGAGTGGCGCGCGCATCTGAACGACGTTTGCGGCACGCTGCGCGATTCGCGTGTGCTCAGCGGCAATCGTCTCGAGCAAATCGAATCGCTCGCGCAAACGATTAGGACTGCTGACGAACTCGATGCCGAGGCGGCCTACGTCGAACTGTTCGACCGGGGACGCGGCACGGCATTGCATTTGTTCGAGCACGTGCATGGCGATTCGCGCGAGCGTGGGCCCGCCATGCTCGATCTGATTGCCACTTACGAGCAGGCCGGCCTGACGTTGCGGGGGGATGAATTGCCTGACCATCTCACGGTATTGCTCGAATATGCGTCGACGCAACCGCGCGAGGCGGCGCTCGCTTTGCTTGGCGAAGTCGCGCATATCGTGCAGCGCATTCACGGCGCGGTGGACAAGCGCGGCAATGCTTATGCCGCTGTGCTCGGTGCGCTACTCGATCTAGCGGGCGTGCGCGTCGACACGGCGGGCGGGCACGCCCACGAGCCGGAGCCCGATCTCGACGCGGCATGGGAGGAGCCCGCCGCTTTCGACGGTTGCGGCAACCAAGGTCAGCAAGGAGCGGGACAAGCACAACCGGTGCACGTCGTGCGTCGCGCACCCGCGGTCGATTCACACGCAGCGCATAGCGCCGCACGAGGAGAACGGGCATGA
- a CDS encoding type II toxin-antitoxin system Phd/YefM family antitoxin has protein sequence MQGNQVSKSEFKAKALEFFRQVEASGESVVVTDHGRPTLEVRRYKSVERSPLEVLRGSVVRYDDPTAPVDVEWEAAQ, from the coding sequence ATGCAAGGAAATCAGGTATCGAAGTCTGAATTCAAGGCGAAGGCGTTGGAGTTCTTTCGGCAAGTCGAGGCGTCGGGCGAAAGTGTCGTCGTGACTGATCACGGCCGACCTACGCTGGAGGTTCGACGGTACAAAAGCGTGGAGCGCAGCCCGCTGGAAGTGCTACGCGGCTCTGTTGTTCGCTATGACGATCCTACCGCTCCCGTTGACGTGGAGTGGGAGGCGGCGCAGTGA
- a CDS encoding NarK family nitrate/nitrite MFS transporter, which translates to MNLRSLTERSGHTLEIWTPEDKAFWEREGEAVAKLNLWISVPALFLAFAIWQVWSVVAVSLPSLGFKYSTDQLFWLAAAPALSGATLRIFYSFMVPLVGGRRWTAISTASLLVPALGIGFAVQDNTTSYTTMLVLALLCGFGGGNFSSSMANISFFFPKERKGSALGVNAGLGNLGVSVVQFLSPLVVTAGVLGIFGGAPQTIVKAGHTAQVWTQNAAFIWVPWIAAASLAAWFGMNDIAQAKASFAAQAAIFRRKHNWLMCLLYLGTFGSFIGYAAGFPLLIKNEFPRVNPLAYAWLGPLIGAIVRPFGGWLADKLGGARVTLWNFVVMALAVGGVLFFLPSGPSGGSFGGFFASFLFLFFTTGIGNGSTFRMIPVIFLALNLREVDPRDRTAMERAAKQGNTEAAAALGFSAAMAAYGGFFIPKSYGSAIALTGGPQAALYLFIAFYIVCIAVTWWHYARRDAPMPC; encoded by the coding sequence ATGAACCTGCGTTCGCTGACTGAGCGAAGCGGCCACACGCTGGAAATCTGGACACCTGAAGACAAGGCGTTTTGGGAGCGTGAAGGCGAGGCCGTGGCCAAGCTCAATCTGTGGATCTCGGTGCCGGCGCTGTTCCTCGCTTTCGCGATCTGGCAGGTCTGGAGCGTGGTGGCCGTAAGCTTGCCCTCGCTCGGCTTCAAGTACAGCACCGATCAGCTCTTTTGGCTCGCCGCCGCACCGGCGCTGAGCGGCGCCACGCTGCGCATTTTCTACTCGTTCATGGTGCCGCTCGTCGGCGGTCGGCGGTGGACGGCGATCTCTACCGCGTCGTTGCTCGTGCCCGCGCTCGGCATCGGCTTCGCCGTACAAGACAATACGACGTCTTACACGACGATGCTCGTACTGGCATTGCTCTGCGGATTCGGCGGCGGCAACTTCAGTTCCAGCATGGCCAACATCAGCTTCTTCTTTCCGAAGGAGCGTAAAGGCTCCGCGCTCGGCGTCAATGCGGGGCTCGGCAATCTCGGCGTGTCGGTCGTCCAATTCTTGAGCCCGCTCGTCGTGACGGCGGGCGTGCTCGGCATCTTCGGCGGCGCACCGCAAACGATCGTCAAGGCGGGCCATACCGCGCAAGTCTGGACGCAAAACGCCGCGTTCATCTGGGTGCCCTGGATCGCGGCCGCTTCGCTGGCGGCCTGGTTCGGCATGAACGACATCGCGCAAGCGAAAGCCTCGTTCGCCGCGCAGGCGGCGATTTTCCGGCGCAAACACAACTGGCTCATGTGCCTGCTTTATCTGGGCACCTTCGGTTCGTTCATCGGTTATGCGGCCGGTTTCCCGCTGCTGATCAAGAACGAGTTTCCGCGCGTCAATCCGCTCGCGTACGCCTGGCTCGGACCGTTGATCGGCGCGATCGTGCGGCCGTTTGGCGGCTGGCTCGCCGATAAGCTCGGCGGTGCGCGCGTCACGTTGTGGAACTTCGTCGTGATGGCGCTGGCGGTCGGCGGCGTACTGTTCTTCCTGCCGTCCGGCCCGTCGGGCGGGAGCTTCGGCGGCTTCTTCGCGAGCTTCCTCTTCCTTTTCTTTACAACCGGCATCGGCAACGGCTCGACGTTCCGCATGATCCCGGTGATTTTTCTGGCGTTGAACCTGCGCGAAGTCGACCCGCGTGATCGCACGGCCATGGAGCGCGCCGCGAAGCAGGGCAATACCGAAGCGGCAGCCGCGCTCGGTTTCTCCGCGGCGATGGCGGCTTACGGCGGCTTCTTCATCCCGAAGAGCTACGGCAGTGCGATCGCGCTGACGGGCGGCCCGCAAGCGGCGCTCTATCTTTTCATCGCTTTTTATATCGTCTGCATTGCGGTCACGTGGTGGCACTACGCACGCCGCGACGCACCGATGCCTTGCTGA
- a CDS encoding type II toxin-antitoxin system VapC family toxin, translated as MIVLDTHALVWWVNGDSALSKKAKAAIGRELDGGQIVVSSISAWEVTMLVEREKLVLSMDVSSWLSMVGEIDAVRFAPVDAEIAIKSVELPGEFHKDPADRMIVATARKLAAPLVTRDDKIRAYAHVRTIW; from the coding sequence GTGATCGTCCTGGATACACACGCGCTGGTGTGGTGGGTGAATGGCGACAGTGCATTAAGCAAAAAGGCGAAGGCCGCCATCGGGCGCGAACTCGATGGCGGTCAAATCGTTGTTTCAAGCATATCCGCCTGGGAAGTGACGATGTTGGTCGAGCGTGAGAAGCTGGTACTTTCGATGGACGTCAGTAGTTGGCTTTCGATGGTAGGCGAGATCGACGCGGTGCGTTTTGCGCCGGTAGATGCCGAAATAGCGATCAAATCGGTCGAGTTGCCTGGTGAGTTTCACAAAGACCCGGCAGACCGTATGATCGTCGCAACTGCACGCAAGCTCGCCGCGCCACTCGTGACGCGCGACGACAAGATTCGCGCCTATGCTCATGTCAGGACGATTTGGTGA
- a CDS encoding nitrate reductase subunit alpha produces MGHFLDRLIHFALPSERFSEGHGVTTGEDRTWEDAYRNRWSHDKIVRSTHGVNCTGSCSWKIYVKGGIVTWETQQTDYPRTRWDMPNHEPRGCARGASYSWYLYSANRVKYPMVRARLLKRWRAALAVHADPVDAWASIVEDDDARRDYQQVRGMGGFVRSSWDEVNRLVAAANVYTIKRHGPDRIIGFSPIPAMSMVSYAAGSRYLSLIGGVCMSFYDWYCDLPPASPQVWGEQTDVPESADWYNSTFIVAWGSNVPQTRTPDAHFFTEVRYKGAKTVAITPDYSEVAKLADQWLHPKQGTDAALAMAMGHVVLTEFFFRKRSTYFDDYVRRYTDMPLLVMLEPRTLPDGRTTLVPDRYVRASDFDGHLGQTNNPEWKTVAFDRAGRVVLPNGSIGFRWGDEGRDDAGKWNLEEKDAQSGQDTSLKLSVIEDGPQPHEIVDIAFPYFGGAHNPHFPANEQSGKITVARVPAVRVSLADENGTHEAYVATVFDLQAAQYGVDRGLGSGASSYDEDTAYTPAWAESITGVERSQIVALARQFADNADKTHGKSMVIIGAAMNHWYHADMNYRGVINLLMMCGCIGRNGGGWAHYVGQEKLRPQTGWTALAFALDWVRPSRQMNGTSFFYAHTDQWRYERLSPSEIASPLADASRFGSSMIDYNVRAERMGWLPSAPQLKTNPLHLAQMAAAAEQDISDFVARGLMEGSLKMSCEDPDAPENWPRNMFVWRSNLLGSSGKGHEYFCKHLLGTSNGVQGKDLGPSDAKPHEVNWHEAAPEGKLDLLVTLDFRMSTTCLYSDIVLPTASWYEKNDLNTSDMHPFIHPLSAAVDPVWQSRSDWEIYKGFAKAFSEVCGGHLGMEQDVVMTPLMHDTPGELAQPFDVREWHKGECAAVPGKTAPQVNVVERDYPNLYKRFTALGPLMTKIGNGGKGIAWETQVEVDQLGELNGLTAEAGVTHGMPRIVTDIDACEVILQLAPETNGHVAVKAWEALSKATGRDHSHLALPREDEKIRYRDIQAQPRKIISSPTWSGIESETVSYNAGYTNVYELIPWRTLTGRQQFYQDHPWMIAFGEGFSSYRPPVDLKATDVMKGVKPNGNTEIVLNFITPHQKWGIHSTYSDNLLMLTLNRGGPVVWLSEDDARRAGIEDNDWIELFNVNGAIAARAVVSQRVNPGMVLMYHAQEKIINTPGSEITGVRGGIHNSVTRIVLKPTHMIGGYAQLSYGFNYYGTIGTNRDEFVVVRKMRRVDWLDEPAVAVNAAKTEGAGQ; encoded by the coding sequence ATGGGTCATTTTCTCGATCGACTGATTCACTTCGCGCTGCCGTCCGAGCGCTTTTCGGAGGGCCACGGCGTGACCACGGGCGAAGACCGCACGTGGGAAGATGCGTACCGCAATCGGTGGTCGCACGACAAGATCGTGCGCAGCACGCACGGCGTCAACTGCACGGGCTCGTGCTCGTGGAAGATCTACGTGAAGGGCGGCATCGTGACGTGGGAGACGCAGCAGACCGACTACCCGCGCACCCGCTGGGACATGCCTAATCACGAGCCGCGCGGCTGCGCGCGCGGCGCCTCGTATTCGTGGTACCTGTACAGCGCGAACCGCGTCAAATACCCGATGGTGCGCGCTCGTCTGCTCAAGCGGTGGCGCGCGGCGCTGGCCGTGCACGCCGATCCCGTCGACGCATGGGCGTCGATCGTCGAAGATGACGATGCCCGGCGCGACTATCAGCAGGTGCGCGGCATGGGCGGCTTCGTGCGCAGTTCGTGGGACGAAGTCAACCGGCTCGTCGCCGCGGCCAACGTCTATACGATCAAGCGGCACGGGCCCGATCGCATCATCGGTTTCTCGCCGATTCCCGCGATGAGCATGGTCAGCTACGCGGCCGGCAGCCGCTATCTGAGCCTCATCGGCGGCGTTTGCATGAGCTTTTACGATTGGTATTGCGATCTGCCGCCGGCAAGTCCGCAAGTGTGGGGCGAGCAGACGGATGTGCCCGAATCGGCCGACTGGTACAACTCGACGTTCATCGTCGCGTGGGGCAGCAACGTGCCGCAAACGCGCACGCCCGATGCGCACTTCTTCACCGAAGTGCGCTACAAGGGCGCGAAAACCGTCGCCATCACGCCCGACTACAGCGAAGTCGCGAAGCTGGCCGATCAATGGCTGCATCCGAAGCAAGGCACCGACGCCGCGCTCGCGATGGCGATGGGCCACGTCGTGCTGACCGAGTTCTTCTTCCGCAAACGCAGCACGTATTTCGACGATTACGTCCGCCGCTATACGGACATGCCGTTGCTCGTGATGCTCGAGCCGCGCACATTGCCGGACGGCCGCACGACGCTCGTGCCCGATCGCTACGTGCGCGCGAGCGACTTCGATGGACACCTGGGGCAGACGAACAACCCCGAATGGAAGACGGTCGCGTTCGATCGCGCAGGCCGCGTCGTGTTGCCGAACGGTTCGATCGGATTTCGCTGGGGCGACGAAGGCCGCGACGATGCGGGTAAATGGAATCTCGAGGAAAAGGACGCGCAAAGCGGGCAAGACACGAGCCTGAAATTGTCGGTCATCGAAGACGGGCCGCAGCCGCACGAGATCGTGGATATCGCGTTTCCGTACTTCGGCGGCGCGCACAACCCGCATTTTCCGGCGAACGAGCAAAGCGGCAAGATCACCGTCGCGCGTGTGCCGGCCGTGCGCGTTTCGCTCGCGGACGAGAACGGTACGCACGAAGCGTACGTTGCGACCGTCTTCGATTTGCAAGCCGCGCAGTACGGTGTCGATCGCGGCTTGGGCAGTGGTGCATCGAGCTACGACGAAGACACCGCTTACACGCCGGCATGGGCCGAATCGATCACGGGCGTGGAGCGCTCGCAGATCGTCGCGTTGGCCCGCCAATTCGCCGACAACGCCGACAAAACGCACGGCAAGTCGATGGTCATCATCGGCGCGGCCATGAATCACTGGTATCACGCCGACATGAACTATCGCGGCGTCATCAACTTGCTGATGATGTGCGGCTGCATCGGCCGCAACGGCGGCGGCTGGGCGCACTACGTCGGCCAGGAAAAGCTGCGTCCGCAAACGGGCTGGACGGCGCTCGCGTTCGCACTCGACTGGGTACGTCCGTCGCGCCAGATGAATGGCACGAGCTTCTTTTATGCGCATACCGATCAATGGCGCTACGAGCGGCTGAGCCCTAGCGAGATCGCCTCGCCGCTCGCCGATGCATCGCGCTTCGGGTCGAGCATGATCGACTACAACGTTCGTGCCGAACGCATGGGCTGGCTGCCGAGCGCCCCTCAATTGAAGACGAACCCGCTGCATCTCGCGCAAATGGCAGCGGCGGCGGAGCAAGATATAAGCGACTTCGTCGCACGGGGCCTCATGGAAGGCAGCCTGAAGATGAGCTGCGAAGACCCCGACGCGCCGGAGAACTGGCCGCGCAACATGTTCGTCTGGCGCTCGAACTTACTTGGTTCGTCGGGCAAGGGGCACGAATACTTCTGCAAGCACTTGCTCGGCACGAGCAACGGCGTACAGGGCAAAGATCTCGGCCCGAGTGACGCAAAGCCCCACGAAGTGAATTGGCACGAAGCCGCGCCTGAAGGCAAGCTCGACTTGCTCGTCACGCTCGACTTCCGCATGAGCACGACGTGCTTGTATTCCGACATCGTGCTGCCGACGGCAAGCTGGTACGAGAAGAACGATCTCAATACGAGCGACATGCATCCGTTCATCCATCCGCTGTCTGCGGCCGTGGACCCGGTCTGGCAATCGCGTTCCGATTGGGAGATCTACAAGGGATTCGCGAAGGCGTTCAGCGAGGTTTGCGGCGGTCATCTGGGTATGGAGCAGGACGTCGTCATGACGCCGCTCATGCACGACACACCGGGCGAGTTGGCGCAACCGTTCGACGTGCGCGAATGGCACAAGGGCGAATGCGCGGCGGTGCCTGGCAAGACGGCGCCGCAAGTGAATGTGGTCGAGCGCGACTATCCGAATCTGTACAAGCGCTTTACGGCGCTGGGCCCGCTGATGACGAAGATCGGCAACGGGGGTAAGGGGATTGCCTGGGAAACGCAGGTCGAAGTCGATCAGTTAGGAGAGCTAAACGGTTTGACGGCCGAGGCCGGCGTAACACATGGGATGCCTCGCATCGTCACGGACATCGACGCCTGCGAAGTCATTCTTCAGCTCGCGCCGGAAACGAACGGGCACGTGGCCGTCAAGGCGTGGGAGGCACTATCGAAAGCGACGGGCCGCGATCATTCTCATCTGGCCTTGCCGCGCGAAGACGAAAAGATCCGCTATCGCGACATCCAAGCGCAGCCGCGCAAGATCATCAGTTCACCGACCTGGAGCGGTATCGAGAGCGAGACGGTCAGCTACAACGCCGGCTACACGAACGTCTATGAGCTGATTCCTTGGCGCACGCTGACGGGCCGTCAGCAGTTCTATCAAGACCATCCGTGGATGATCGCGTTCGGCGAGGGCTTTTCGAGCTACCGCCCGCCCGTCGATCTCAAAGCCACGGACGTCATGAAAGGAGTCAAGCCGAACGGCAACACCGAGATCGTGCTGAACTTCATCACGCCGCATCAAAAGTGGGGAATACACAGCACCTACAGCGACAACCTGCTGATGCTGACGCTCAATCGCGGCGGCCCGGTCGTCTGGCTCAGCGAAGACGATGCGCGCCGTGCAGGCATCGAGGACAACGATTGGATCGAGCTGTTCAACGTCAACGGTGCGATTGCGGCGCGGGCCGTCGTCAGCCAGCGCGTCAATCCAGGCATGGTGCTCATGTATCACGCGCAGGAAAAGATCATCAATACGCCGGGCTCTGAAATCACGGGGGTCCGCGGCGGCATTCACAACTCGGTCACGCGGATCGTGCTCAAACCGACGCATATGATCGGCGGCTACGCGCAATTGAGCTATGGCTTCAACTATTACGGAACGATCGGCACGAACCGCGACGAGTTCGTGGTCGTGCGCAAGATGCGGCGTGTCGATTGGCTCGACGAGCCCGCTGTCGCGGTGAACGCGGCAAAAACGGAAGGAGCGGGACAATGA
- the narI gene encoding respiratory nitrate reductase subunit gamma codes for MSTSLDTFFFSVYPYICLSIFLIGSLARFERAQYTWKSDSSQLLRRAQLRWGSNLFHIGVLFLLFGHTVGLLTPHVVYSAFIKASQKQMLAIVSGGLAGTLCFIGLTMLLHRRLFDPRIRKTSRRTDIALLIVLWVQLCLGLSTLPFSYAQRADAHEMLVLADWAQHIVTLRPDASAMAAVLWPFKLHLILGMTVFLLFPFTRLVHIWSGFGTLAYALRPYQLVRSRRLGPVARRNGARRGV; via the coding sequence ATGAGCACCTCACTCGATACGTTCTTTTTTTCCGTCTACCCGTATATCTGCCTCTCGATCTTCCTGATCGGCAGCCTCGCGCGATTCGAGCGAGCGCAGTACACGTGGAAAAGCGATTCGTCGCAGTTGTTGCGGCGTGCGCAGTTGCGATGGGGCAGCAACCTCTTTCACATCGGCGTGCTGTTTCTGCTGTTCGGTCATACGGTGGGTTTGTTGACCCCGCACGTTGTCTACTCGGCGTTCATTAAGGCGTCGCAAAAGCAGATGCTTGCGATCGTGTCCGGTGGCCTTGCCGGCACGCTGTGCTTCATCGGATTGACAATGCTGCTGCATCGGCGCCTGTTCGATCCGCGCATTCGCAAAACGAGCCGCCGCACCGATATCGCACTTCTGATCGTGTTGTGGGTGCAATTGTGTCTGGGGCTTTCGACGCTGCCGTTCTCGTATGCGCAGCGCGCCGATGCGCACGAGATGCTGGTCCTTGCCGATTGGGCGCAGCACATCGTGACGTTGCGTCCCGATGCGAGCGCGATGGCCGCCGTGCTTTGGCCGTTCAAGCTGCACTTGATATTGGGGATGACGGTGTTTCTGTTGTTTCCGTTCACGCGCCTCGTGCATATCTGGAGCGGTTTCGGTACGCTGGCTTATGCGCTGCGGCCGTATCAGCTCGTACGCTCGCGTCGCTTGGGGCCAGTGGCGCGGCGCAACGGGGCGCGGCGTGGGGTTTGA
- a CDS encoding copper chaperone, with the protein MRFVVREMAGTDDTGRIATAVSSVDPQAQVAVDAGARTIDVDSWLYPEEFLIALYEAGYDARINRR; encoded by the coding sequence ATGAGATTCGTGGTGCGGGAGATGGCGGGAACGGACGACACGGGGCGGATTGCGACTGCCGTTAGCAGTGTCGATCCGCAAGCGCAGGTCGCAGTCGATGCGGGCGCTCGAACGATCGACGTCGATTCCTGGCTTTATCCGGAGGAGTTTCTGATCGCGCTATACGAAGCGGGCTACGATGCGCGCATCAATCGGCGCTGA
- a CDS encoding TetR/AcrR family transcriptional regulator encodes MSNAPVRLPARVRRRLPPDVRIGQILDAAYEAFSTHGFAHTRIDDIAALAGLSKGGIYAHFASKDEIFQALLHRSLQPIGIGKRALLRDPVTIERMVDLLAYRLYAWAVSEPAVATLRLLIAERARVPDAVEQWRRYMERTVVASIRKLIVKGVREGTLRDGIAAQSPALLIAPIAHACLREVLRTTAQNAAEINRARREYVSLLRELLATREI; translated from the coding sequence ATGAGCAACGCCCCCGTCCGACTCCCCGCCCGCGTGCGCCGCCGGCTGCCGCCCGACGTTCGCATCGGCCAAATCCTCGATGCGGCGTACGAGGCGTTTTCGACGCATGGCTTTGCGCACACGCGGATCGACGACATCGCCGCACTCGCGGGCCTGTCAAAAGGCGGTATCTATGCGCACTTCGCCAGCAAGGACGAAATCTTCCAAGCATTGCTCCATCGCTCGCTCCAGCCGATCGGCATCGGCAAGCGCGCCTTGCTGCGAGACCCGGTCACGATCGAGCGGATGGTCGATTTGCTCGCGTATCGTCTTTACGCTTGGGCCGTCAGCGAACCGGCCGTGGCGACGCTTCGCCTGCTGATCGCGGAGCGCGCGCGGGTACCCGATGCCGTCGAACAATGGCGACGCTATATGGAGCGAACCGTCGTTGCGTCGATCCGCAAGCTCATCGTCAAGGGGGTACGCGAAGGCACGTTGCGTGACGGGATCGCTGCGCAATCGCCGGCGCTGCTGATCGCGCCGATTGCTCATGCTTGTTTGCGCGAGGTATTGCGGACGACGGCGCAAAATGCGGCCGAAATCAATCGGGCACGCAGGGAATACGTGAGCCTGCTACGCGAGTTGCTCGCGACGCGTGAGATCTAG
- the narH gene encoding nitrate reductase subunit beta has translation MKVRAQIGMVLNLDKCIGCHTCSVTCKNVWTNRPGVEYAWFNNVETKPGVGYPKQWENQEKWNGGWVRKKDGSIEPRQGGKLKVLSRIFANPNLPEIDDYYEPYTFDYDHLHSAPEMKAAPTAKPRSLITGQPMEKITGGPNWEEILGGEFAKRGQDSNFEAIQKDIYGQFENTFMMYLPRLCEHCLNPACVASCPSGSIYKREEDGIVLIDQDKCRGWRMCVSGCPYKKIYYNWKTGKAEKCIFCYPRIEAGQPTVCSETCVGRIRYLGVLLYDADRIEAAASVENEKDLYRAQLDVFLDPHDPIVIEAARRDGVPENWLEAARNSPVYRMAVEWRVALPLHPEYRTLPMVWYVPPLSPITGAAQAGHIGANGAIPDVNQLRIPVKYLANLLTAGDEAPVVRALERMLAMRAYQRAKHVDGVTDDTVLRQVGLSVATMEHMYRVMAIANYEDRFVIPTSHREYAEDAFDLRGGCGFSFGNGCHHGDEPSLFGGEGKRTIPIKVES, from the coding sequence ATGAAAGTGCGCGCCCAAATCGGCATGGTGCTCAATCTCGACAAGTGCATCGGATGCCATACCTGCAGCGTGACCTGCAAGAACGTATGGACGAACCGTCCCGGCGTGGAGTACGCCTGGTTCAACAACGTGGAAACCAAGCCTGGCGTCGGTTATCCGAAACAATGGGAAAACCAGGAGAAATGGAACGGCGGCTGGGTCCGCAAGAAAGACGGTTCGATCGAGCCGCGCCAGGGCGGCAAGCTCAAGGTGCTTTCGCGCATCTTCGCCAATCCGAATTTGCCGGAGATCGACGATTACTATGAGCCCTATACGTTCGACTACGATCATTTGCACAGCGCCCCGGAAATGAAGGCGGCGCCGACGGCCAAGCCGCGCAGCCTCATCACGGGGCAGCCGATGGAGAAGATCACGGGTGGCCCGAACTGGGAAGAAATTCTCGGTGGCGAATTTGCCAAGCGCGGACAGGACAGCAATTTCGAAGCGATTCAAAAGGACATCTACGGACAATTCGAAAACACGTTCATGATGTACCTGCCGCGCTTGTGCGAGCACTGCCTCAATCCTGCTTGCGTTGCTTCGTGCCCGTCGGGGTCGATCTACAAGCGCGAGGAAGACGGCATCGTCCTGATCGATCAGGATAAGTGCCGCGGCTGGCGCATGTGCGTGAGCGGATGCCCGTACAAGAAGATCTATTACAACTGGAAGACGGGCAAAGCGGAGAAGTGCATTTTTTGCTATCCGCGCATCGAAGCCGGCCAGCCTACCGTGTGCTCCGAGACCTGCGTCGGGCGTATTCGTTATCTCGGCGTGCTGCTTTACGACGCCGATCGCATCGAGGCGGCCGCGAGCGTCGAAAACGAAAAGGATCTGTACCGCGCGCAACTCGACGTCTTTCTCGATCCGCACGATCCGATCGTGATCGAGGCGGCGCGCCGTGACGGCGTGCCCGAGAACTGGCTGGAGGCGGCGCGAAACAGCCCCGTGTATCGGATGGCCGTCGAATGGCGCGTGGCGCTGCCGCTCCACCCCGAATACCGCACGCTGCCGATGGTCTGGTACGTGCCGCCGCTCTCGCCGATCACCGGTGCGGCGCAAGCGGGACATATCGGCGCAAACGGCGCGATCCCCGATGTGAACCAACTGCGCATTCCCGTGAAATATCTTGCCAACTTGTTGACGGCCGGCGATGAAGCGCCCGTCGTGCGCGCGCTCGAAAGGATGCTGGCCATGCGAGCCTATCAGCGCGCGAAGCACGTCGACGGCGTGACCGACGATACGGTGCTGCGACAAGTCGGCCTGAGCGTCGCGACGATGGAACACATGTACCGTGTGATGGCGATTGCCAACTACGAAGACCGCTTCGTCATTCCGACTTCGCATCGTGAGTATGCCGAAGACGCATTCGACCTGCGCGGCGGGTGCGGCTTCAGCTTCGGCAACGGCTGTCATCACGGTGATGAGCCGAGCCTGTTCGGCGGCGAAGGCAAGCGCACGATTCCGATCAAGGTGGAGAGCTGA
- a CDS encoding amino acid kinase family protein yields MRIVIALAENALHKRGEKASADEEARSVRVAAARLAGVADGNDLVIMHAEGHRAVIPVSQDQGRRANADDSHCVLDAEPHVRHGCRFELELRNCLPSVRACATLLTMVEVDLADPAFEHPDKPVGTVFAGERALAAARAKHWSMAYDGVGYRRVVPAPRPMRLLQSEPLRRLIEQGTIVMCAGGGVPVVSAADGALHSVEAIIDPYGGAALVAEAIEADLFVIATDMAGVFLDWGTANSKLLRHGHPSALRELACAAGTMGPKLQAASHFAERTGRRAVIGALADVGRLVEGTAGTTISCERVDPRCFAGGSVAR; encoded by the coding sequence ATGCGCATCGTGATCGCATTGGCGGAGAACGCGCTGCACAAGCGGGGAGAGAAGGCCAGCGCCGACGAAGAGGCACGCAGCGTCCGGGTGGCGGCTGCACGATTGGCGGGTGTCGCGGACGGTAACGATCTCGTCATCATGCATGCCGAGGGGCACCGAGCCGTGATTCCAGTGTCGCAAGATCAGGGGCGGCGCGCGAATGCGGACGATTCGCACTGCGTGCTCGATGCCGAGCCGCACGTGAGGCATGGCTGTCGGTTCGAGCTCGAATTACGCAACTGCCTACCGAGTGTCCGTGCGTGCGCGACGTTGCTGACGATGGTGGAAGTCGATCTCGCCGACCCCGCGTTCGAGCACCCCGACAAGCCCGTCGGCACCGTCTTCGCGGGGGAGCGTGCGCTCGCCGCGGCGCGGGCGAAGCATTGGAGCATGGCCTACGACGGTGTCGGCTATCGACGCGTCGTCCCGGCACCGCGCCCAATGCGTCTTCTGCAATCGGAGCCGTTGCGCAGGCTGATCGAGCAAGGCACGATCGTCATGTGCGCGGGCGGGGGCGTCCCGGTCGTGTCCGCCGCGGACGGGGCGCTGCATAGCGTGGAGGCCATCATCGATCCGTATGGCGGGGCGGCACTCGTGGCGGAGGCCATCGAAGCCGATCTATTCGTGATCGCCACCGACATGGCCGGCGTCTTTCTCGATTGGGGCACCGCCAATTCCAAGCTGCTGCGCCACGGACACCCGAGCGCGCTGCGCGAACTCGCGTGCGCAGCGGGGACGATGGGACCGAAGCTTCAGGCCGCTTCGCACTTCGCCGAGCGCACCGGGCGGCGTGCCGTCATCGGCGCACTGGCCGACGTCGGGCGACTCGTCGAAGGAACGGCCGGTACGACGATCTCGTGCGAACGCGTCGATCCCCGCTGCTTCGCGGGTGGTTCGGTTGCTCGGTGA